From the Lactuca sativa cultivar Salinas chromosome 9, Lsat_Salinas_v11, whole genome shotgun sequence genome, the window catcgaccatttcaagaggatgctcgtgtgctacatcatggaagttgcattgatggatcaggagattgcgagcgtatttaagaagaaacctacaatatctcctgttggctctgccagtgatctcaaccaaatgcagatggggaagattgactcgAGGAGGAATTCgatcatgtttaccaggaacgaaggacaaaaatgtcttttcgccttggctgacaaacatctctataccactgcatgtttggaacacgttttggggatcatccacagatgcaagcagaacacagcggatgatatcaagtactttgatgatatgattcaatggtacattcggttcagacagactatccttgctcttatcacacgtctgtttgataccgtAAAGAAGGCTcttgctgctggcccaagcaagaagaagaagtagtctcgctccaatttgacgcaaagggggagattgttgggtcgtgttttgtgttaCGTATTGCGTCTactgggctcgttagctagtccattttgtatctccggtatgggcctgtccatccgtgagtttagtagggtttagtatatataggagcttgcatgcatcctagaagaacgacgatagaatagaacgatcagaaagtgattattcagcaagtttattattatcgttcttgtaaccctaaaatcctctacagcggaagttcttagtcgagctctgctgaggattgtttgatctaatcattcgacacatattgatccatacttgtgttatttactgcttttgcatccatcgcattacctgttaagaagatctaatcgatcattaagTTTGTTAATAACTTATTAGATACCTATAAGAAGATATCATAAGAATGGTATCTTGACTTTAGAAtgcgtctgaagtacacctttgaTTGGTAGGATGATAGAACTTTTGGTGTGATTCCCAAAGTCGTCCCATCGTCTGGCGTTTCCACCACCAACTGAGTTGGAGCATAATTACTATTAAAGATATTCCTGGAAGAAGTCTTAACGGAGTCTAGGAATTTTTTTATGATTGCTTGGACACATTCATATATGTTAAATTGTTTGGTGATTTTAGAGCTTGGAGATTGTGAGACAAATTTTAGGACAtgtatgagtaggtgtggaaggcagtatgggcccatactatcgGATACACATGATTCGTACTTAAAACAGGATGAGTCACAAAGTTACTAAAGCACTAGTAACCGACTTCATTTTGTTCACATctgtcattaccatcgtttcagtAATGAATAAGAGGATGAATGaattccaaccctagtggtcatatcgaatcgagtccaaCTTAAAGTCTACATAGTAAGTTaattggttcagagaaccatgaTCAGTGTAGCATCCTATCTAAGTCAAGAGATTGAAGgaaaagataatcgaagcgatcgATAGAGGTATCACAGTTGTCATTAAGATCAAGCAACATGTAGCTAGAAGTGTTACacgctagaatgtgattatatcacattaaaacatgaaggaaggtatcttTCCTCCTGAAATCTGACTCAAAGAGACATGAGTCTAGCCATTGCATCGTACActaagaggtcattagaacatgaccaaTCAATCTGTTACGGTAATCAAAGTAGATGGAGCAGTAGTTTCCGACGAAGATCAAATTTggagcaggtgcaagattgagAACCATCAACAGTCAAGAAGTCTAAGAGTTGGAAAATCCATAGAAAAGACGTaagagttacgattattacctatgATGGAAGGGTGATGTgtagagtcattatacaagccatgttttgttgatgattatgggacgtaatcatcctaaagggagataattgtaacacccacaAATTCGTGCTAGTCAATTTaattgttataagtgttaaattTTACTTTTCGATAaaggattatttaggataaataatcttagtCAAAGTGTAGTATATGTTACGAggatttcgtgcatataaagaacacccaaATTCGAATTCGAGTTAAGAAGTTACGACCTTCCGGAGTTTCACATTTGAACCGTATGTCATAAATAATGAATCAGAGATAGGTTGGTTTTTAGCCCAAGTGatataaacaaaagtcatagtagtcgttaaactgatagtgtgcatatagagaacgtctaaatccgacttcgtaagaagaagttatgatttttacaagtttcagcgtagcagtatacGACTCAGAAACCGAAATTAGAATCGATCGatagttaggaaaaacaatctaagcgagagttgaagatctcgccAATACCTATCCGTCGACATAAAGATAGTCGAGAACCGATatcatatgagagagttatgaatttttaacagactttaacAATTTAAGCTTGttgaaaatataactttaaaagtaaattcaaaactagccgacagagtctaaatgaaagttgtagatctcgtcgatatctacgtgtggatataaaacccattagaaacggagctcgtatgaagaagatatgaacttTCTTGGGAACATATATTCTTCGCGCACACCCACATGCAGTGACAAAGTACGCCGTACGCACTGACACACCACCCATAATGCGACACGTGGCACCACATAGAAAAATACACGCCACTCTCTTCCAACCAGATGCACGCACACATATGAAATACCCCTATAAATAGCAGTTGAATTTTAGTTCAATCCCACACCATTCCTATGTTTCTCTTTCGATTTCTCTCAATTTTAAGCCCTTTCTCCCTTAGGCTTTTAGTTAGCGAAGCCCTACGGTGTCAGATAATCGGTGATTAAGAACTGTTAAGTTAGAGTTTTGTCCGCTTAATTCCCAGTTTTCATCGTTGcgctctgtaagttaagctataCTTATTTTATTTAAGTGTAAATTTTAATTATtgtcatagtcgttattatgaacctataattaagaCGGGGATGATGTCTACGCTAGATTTagtaaggtgtttaaagtgggatttccaaacagtatactctatataccaaacggaacctacctccgatatgatcctacctggttgttccttacttgatagatcttgatgtagacattgggattagtgaggaatctagactatcattagccTACAGGGATATTAAGCTAAGACTTAGTGACATTCATAACTAGGTCACATCAGAAGAAAAGTCAAGGAGTTTGGCGGAGCGCTGCCGAATTCTTCAGTCATTCACCTaagtcaagtgagtgcatagttaccttcaacttacacatagatatcaaaTATTTAATTTGCCGAAATACTTTAGGTGCTTATTATATGGTTTTTTGATAACTGTGATACATGAgataatgatttttctaaaatataatatATGCATTTCACCATACTCATAATGTATTGGGTAAAACAAGTAGAAAGAGATAAGAGAAATGAGATAACAGTTAGGGACCATAAGAGTAGAGATAACAGTTAGAACATAAGAGAAAAGAGATAATGGTGAGAAACCATACCAAAGATAGAATAGTAGTGATAGACCATGCCAGATTTAGGGTAAAGAGACCATGACCAACAGAGATCAATCATCAATAAGAGTATTGATGGCGACCACGAACTATTATAgtcagtctagtggaacactatcATACTTGCAatctataggtgttaatgaaatCACACAAACTGAGAGTATGGATTGAGGATTCATTTTAGTACTCTATTTTTCCTTGGCCACCTTATAAACGTGTAACCCTTAGGGTAAAACccgagatagatagatagatagataaatagatagatagatagatatataaatagatagatagatagatagatagatagatagataaatagatagatagatagatagatagatagatagatatatagatagatagagagagagagggaaagagagagTAACGGGAATGGATAATCAGGTTAACTGTTTGGTGTGGATTATATAAATAgataaattatattattgtgggttgaaaaccctatgtactcaacatgtttcccaacctgacccactcagtttatcgTATTACATATAATTATATACGATGATATAGATATCTACCAAGAGATTCAAAGGAGATATAGACTATTAATATAAATAGATGTTGTAAGTCttcatttatgcttatgttccttgtattgatgatgacatctcgagttttatgaataaaatacatttcttagaAATGTCTTGATAATATTTTTATCATATCTTTGGGACAAATTCCTCGAAGTAAATCTTtttaaaatgatactttgatttaataagcataaacaaattggtcttttctagcCATAAAAATTGGGATGTCACATATGGGATGGTGAAAAAGGGAAAGGATCAAGTTTGCGGATTTTTCGAGGCTAAAACGAAGAAATCGAGATTCCATCACAGAAGGCTCGACATGGGTCGTGTCGATTTGTGCCTAAACCATGATGCGGGACATGTCAACTCAATGCAATCTGACATGGTCCCGTGTCCAATGAAGATTTGGGCATTTCCAACAATATACTTTTAGGATGAATCAAAAGAGGGGAACATACTTTCGAGTCATACAGAGTTATGTCAATCAAGGCATAATTGATACAGGGCCGTATCAATTATGTAACTGCATTTTAGCAGTTTTCTTTTATGCCTTATTTCAAGACTTTTAGCCATTACGCACATCATCTCCTATTCCAGACGATAAAAGTGTGATTTTTGTAGGAGGTTTTGGCTACTAACTTTTAGGAGATCATTTGGAAACATTCTAATTCATCTTTGTAATTCACTTTAATACTTAATTTCCATTTCTATAATTGTTGATTTATTCTAATCATGTGTGGCTAGAATCATAGTACTCCAATTCTATGTCTTGACTTGTGATTTGGTGTTTAATCATATAACATGATGTTTATTTCCAATTTCTATATAATGAATtcaattttgttttaatcaagAGTTTCATTTTAATTTTGATTCTTATTGACGATTTAAATTAGGGTTTGATAATCCAAGTTATCTAAATTGTAAAATCCGTTATTGTTTTGTGAATTAAAACTactaacaagcattaaattgttTTTCAATGAATGATTTTAATGTAATCTTATTCACATATTCTTACGCTCCCGAGCTTGTAAGGAGTATTGAGTATTGTTGGGAATATTCACATAAAATTTAATGCAATCTTTTGATTAACTTATTAGAACTTGTTTAGACTTGAATTCAAATATTAGGTTAGTTTCAAAAAGCTTGTTTTGAATCTGAGAATTTGGTAAATGAGAAGTGCTACAACTTATTAATATTTTCAAGTACCAAATGATTttgaaattatataaaatatactCGAATTGTTTATAATATCATTCATAATGTTATTAAAATAGTAAACATgttgttaaaaaaattaaaacaaatctatGTTGAATAATATAACTTAAAGTAATGTGAGAAGTGGTTTGAAAAAGACGGTCCAGTGCTACACCACACAACAAATGTGCAACCATTTTTAAGTCAGATGTcttctaaaaaacaaataaacaCGAAAAACCAAATGCTGCGTGTATGCTGCGCGACGCAACTAGAAGtgatttttcttaaaaaaacaaacaaccccTAAATGTCATATCATATCTAAATCACATTACCAAGATATTCAAACATATGTTTGGAACCTTTACATTTATGAGTTATGTTACAAGGCTTTATTTTTTAGTTGCTTCTTCAAAATCTTGCAAACAAACCCACTATTTTCGATTAATTTGTATTTGTGCAAAAAATATAAGTAATTATCATGTGTCATTAAAGATCGACCATGCTTCCATTTATTACTTTTTAATGcattataataatttatttagaGTCTATTGTACCATTTTATTTGTTGTGTTTGACACCCTAACAATACTATGTTCACATCCATGAGTAATTACATGAAGGAATGCACAGACCAATAACAtgataatcatatatatatatatatatatatatatatatatatatatatatatatatatatatatattatattgctACTCTTGATAACTTtagtaattgattttttttatcattataaatattaaatgtaGATCTCGGACCTATGAATGAGGATATTCCTGAAACCGACAAACAAAAAAGGAAGCGAGTTAGACAAAAAAAGAAGCAACTTGGACAAAAAGAAACGAAGTGACTTAGATAAATCTTTTTTTTCGATAACCTCAGACCAATCAAACGAATATTGATTAATACGTAATCGATCGAACACTACTTGAAAACGGCCCTTCTGCTCAGAAACGAAATGTTCCTGGAAATTCTTGCTCCCAGTGGACCATTTGTCTATATGCATCAAGATCCCGATTCATGGATCTCTTGGTtcgagaaaaaaaaataagaggaTCAAACCATCTCTTTTGACTCTTTTTCAAATTTGATAAATGTTGGTTGATCATACATTTCATTAGAGTTCTATGATTCAGAGTATCCTTTCCTATTTGATCCATTTGAATTTCATATTTGAAGTTGCGATCGGATCTAGGTAAATACTTTTGTCATTGTAAGTTAATGGTAAATGCTAATTTTAATAATATTAGGTTTGAGAATACCGAGTTTGATATTTGTATCAATTTGCTGGTAGCAAAAACGACAAAGAAATCGAATGCAAAACgtcactaaaaataatataaaatttacgAAAATATCCAAATGCTAATACGCAGTGAAAAACCATAATCAAAAGTATTTGACAAATTACTGATAAAAATTCTAAATTACTACAACGCTATTTTGTTGTAAACTAACATTTCGCAAGTTTCAAGTGAATTATGATGAAATGTCTGTCACAAAATGAAAAACATGTCGCTAAAACTTTTATGAGACAATATTAATCGGTAGATATTCGTGTTGTTGATGGTTATTAACAATGGAATTGTCTGTCACAAACACATGATTTTTATAGTAATAAAATTAAGACAAACACATGAGTAAGTATTTAGTTCAAGTTCTAGTTTGGTGCCAAAGCTAATTCTAGATCAAAACTGAACTTGTTAGACTTAGTTCAATTTATGCTTTCACTATTTTGATCATTCGGTTATAGTTTGGCTCAACGAGGTCCACTTCTAACTCGATGCATGATCCTACACAATATCCCGCTACCAcaagataataatacatatgatTTTGTAAAAATGATCACTTACTCATAATAAACGttgtaatgtatttttttttcttctaaaaataaacaaaatgcaAAAATTATATTACCAACAAAATCTTAAACGAAATGTTACTAAATTTAAAGGACTTATTTTAGATGGATGATGGATACCATTACTTTTAGAGTGATAATAGAGGATATATTTGAAAAAGCGAGTTATAGATCATGTTTTTGGGGGTTTTGATATTTCAATTGAAATCCCACATCAAATAGATTTGCGTACATATTTGGCGGTAACGTTTGGTGGGAGTGCCAAAACTCAAAAAACCAAATACGTGCAATAATATTACAAAAACGGCCCTATACTATTATTGAGCTTCTATTTCTTACATGAAAAATACACCTTTGAACCCAATTTAAAGAATATGAAGTTTGTAACAATTTGGGTCACCCTTAAAGAATGACTTAGCACCATTCAAACATATTTTGTTTAAAAACGTTTGTGGGAATGGAGTATTAAATGGTGTAGTTGACACCATTTAcacatatttatattattaattgAGAATATAATAAATGGACGAAAAtattaaagaaaaacaaataattATCAGTAACATTACACATATTATTATACATAATAAGGTAAAAATAATtggttatatttaattttttttctttatacatacatacatcatgtaaaactaatatgtttatgattaataaatGATTAATAACATCTAATTTATACTAGTAGATACCATACAGTATTTTTTATGGTATCACTTTACATGTATAAATTTAGGATAATATTTGATGTCAAGTATTGATTTTGgctaagatcatcttaatgatggTGTTGTGATCGGATGTTATTAGTTTTGTTTGATGTtgaagagagattttaagaaatataataaataaataaaattatagttgtttgaaagaaaaatatataaatatgaataataaatataaaaatatattaaaaatacacAGTTAGACATATAAAGTACAAAACCAAATGAAACAAAACATTTTCCAATGATCTTAAATCAAACAAAGAACCAACTTATTACTTTTAAGGACTGAAATGTAAAGTTTGTTTCTTAGGGGTAAAACGTTAAGATTAGTGATTAAATAAAGGGTCATACTTTTACTCAACGTATAAAAAATCACAATCCGCTCTAAATAATTAACCCCCACTTCCGCTCACCAGCACGTATACTCTACAAACAATCGGACCCCCACAGCATCGTATAGTCAATGGGCACGTAGAGAACACGCGTTAGTGAAGCGAGTGGTCAACAATCTACCAGAAATTTTCCGTTTTAAACTCCGAAACCCAAAAAACCCTTCTCTACAAGAACCTCCGCCCCTGCCTCTCTTTTTTTCGTTTACATGACTCAGTGAGACGCCATAGATATACATAGAGAGGGAAATCGATACATACGGAGAGGGCGAAAACCTAATTGGAGTCAATCGGAGACCTGGAGGCTCGTAGAAATCGAATCAGAGGGTTAATCGatggtttctagggtttcatttTTTGTATCTTCGTCAATCTGATCAAATCGAGCAGGTTTTTAGGTAAGTGACTGTGTTTCTTTATATTGAGCTATCGCAGACTGAATTTGGAATTACGGTTATGCATAACATTGTATGAATCGTTTTGAATCGCGACAAGGATATATATAAGTGTGGAGATATAGGTAGGTATACAGGGACTATAATATATATAGTGCCGGTGTTGTCATGCGATTTTCTCGGACTGCTATTCGGTCTAATCAGAAGAGGAACGAGAAAGTGATTAGGGCTAAACGGAAACATAAGAGACTTGATTTGATATGTGAAAAAACGTTTAATCAGAACCGTGATAAGATAGAGTCTTCTAAACTGAATGAGGTCAATGATGATACATCGGAGGTCAGGCGGAGTTCCAGGGTGAGACGACCTCCATCGGTGTTGGATGCGTCGCCTTGTCCTCCTAAAAAGCGGAAGAGAACTGATAGTTCTTCTAGAATAGTTGGAGACAGGGACCGTTTTGGTTTGAAAACTGAGACGTTGCCTTCTTCATCTACATTTGGTTTGGAGGAGGAAGAATCAGGTGAATGGAAGTCTAGGTTGAGAGCCAGGGGTAGGAAGGTAACTTTTATGAACGGAGATTCTTCTCCCAGGAGTAAGAAGAAGCTCTTTCGTCATTCAGATGGTGTTAAGGAAGATTCAGATCTGGTGGATTCACGTTTAGATGACAAGAAAGAGGGTTTGGTAGGTGAGACCTCGATGATTGTGCAGCCAAAGCGACCTGGTAGAATCAAAGCTTCAAATGTTGTGAACAATGGGCATGAAGGGATTAGTTTGGGAAACAGTGCTAAAGACGATGAAGAAACAAGTATTCTCATTGCAGTAAAAGACAATAATAATGCCTGTTCAACAGATAATGGTGCTGCTATTGATTTACTGGAGCAGGAGAATGAAGTCCCACTTACCTCTGATTCTAAAGATAATAGCAACAACATGGTGCAATCTCCTGAACAGAGTAAGCCAATAGAGCAACCAGAATCTAAGGAGAAAGAAAACCAAAGTTCACATCAAGAAGTTACTTGTGCCCCTGACAATCATGTTGAAGATGATGCCATCAATGTCAATCATTTACAAGAGGAGGACTCCAAGGTAGTTGATGAAGACAAACATTCTCATTCTCCAGCTCACAGACACCACAAACCTCGGATCAAAAAGGGTAGGTGTTGTGGTATGTGTGGGGGTGGAACCGATGGTAAACCTCCAAAGATCTTGGTTCATGATGGGGCTGGAAGTGATAATGAAGAATACAGTGGTTCCTCATCATCTGAGGAACCTACCTATGATGTATGGGATGGATTTGGTGATGAGCCTGGTTGGCTTGGACGTCTCTTGGGTCCCATAAATGACCGTTTTGGTATTGCTGGTATATGGGTTCATCAACAATGTGCTGTTTGGAGTCCAGAGGTATCGTTTATCCTTCAATAGCAATCAATGTTTTCTTTTACTCTTTTAGTGTTAACTGTTTCTCCACCATTTCTTCTTAAGGTTTATTTTGCTGGTTTGGGATGCTTGAAAAACGTGAGATCAGCTCTTTGTAGAGGAAGGGTATTGAAATGCAGCCGATGTGGGAGAAGAGGAGCCACAATTGGGTGTCGTGTGGACAGATGTCCAAAAACTTATCACCTGGTAATCTTCTCATTCTCATTCTCATTCCCATTTCCTTTATCTCCCTTCTAAAAAATTCTTATTCTAATCCCCTTTTTACACAGCCTTGTGCCCGTGTCAATGGCTGCATCTTTAACCACCGAAAATTCCTCATAGCCTGCACAGACCACCGCCACCTATTCCAACCTCATGGTACCAAATACCTCGAAAAccttaaaaaaatcaaaactaaaaaactaaaatcaCAAATGCGAAAGCTCTCAAACGATGCATCACGCAAAGACAACGAAGCAGAAGAAAAATGGCTAGAAAATTGTGGAGAAGATGAAGAGTTTCTAAAACGCGAAAGCAAAAGACTCCAACGTGACTTATCAAGAATCGCACCCGTTTACATCGGTGGGCCCACACCAACTTCGGAAAACCCAATTCCATTCCAAGGTTGGGAATCCGTTGGTGGACTCCAAAACGTAATCCAATCATTAAAAGAAGTCGTGATATTACCATTACTATACCCCGAATTCTTCAACAATATCGGATTAACCCCTCCGAGAGGTGTTCTCTTACACGGGTACCCGGGAACTGGTAAAACTTTAGTTGTCCGTTCATTAATCGGGTCATGTGCACGTGGGGATAAACGGATCGCGTATTTTGCTCGAAAAGGAGCGGATTGTTTAGGGAAATATGTCGGTGATGCTGAACGCCAGCTCAGACTTTTATTCCAGGTGGCGGAGAAATCTCAACCGTCGATTATTTTCTTCGATGAGATCGACGGGTTAGCTCCTTCCCGCACTCGCCAACAAGATCAAACACACAATTCAGTTGTTTCAACTCTACTTGCTTTACTCGATGGGTTAAAATCCCGTGGATCGGTTGTTGTAATCGGGGCAACAAATCGACCCGATGCGATCGATCCCGCTTTGAGGCGTCCCGGAAGATTCGATCGGGAAATTTATTTCCCACTTCCGGGTGTGAAAGATCGCGAGGAAATTCTCTCTCTTCATACTCAAAAATGGCCTAGTGTAATCGATAAAAGTTTGTTGAAGTTGATTGCTAAAAAAACAGTGGGATTTGCTGGAGCAGATCTTCAAGCTCTGTGTACTCAAACTGCTATTATTGCTTTGAAAAGGAGGTGTCCATGGGATAAACTTTTGTCATGTGCTGAAGAGAAAGGGCGTTTTGGGAAACGACCTGTTTTGCCTTCGTTTACCGTTCACGAGCGGGATTGGTTGGAGGCGTTGTCGTGTGCACCGCCTCCGTGTTCTCGTAGGGAAGCGGGAATGGCGGCGAATGATATCGTGACATCTGTCCTTCCCGTTCATCTTTTACCGTGTTTGTTGCGATCGGTTTCGAGGTTGGTTTTATTGTTGTGTTTGGATGAGCGTGTTTGTTTGCCCGGGTCGATTTTGAAATGTGGTGAATTAATTAAGGAAGTGGTTGTTTCGGTGTTGGAGAGGAGGAGAGAGGAGAGTGATTGTTGGTGGGGGAGAGTTGAGGATTTGATGAAGGATGCTGACGTGGCGGGTGAGGTGGAATTGAGTCTTGTAAGTGCGGGTGTTTTGGTTGGAAATGGTGGGTGTGATGATGAGGGGAAAGTGAACAATGGATTTATGatgaatgatttttataaaagaaaatcagGGTTTTGTGTGTTGATATCTGGAAATCCTGGAAGTGGACAAAGGCATCTTGCTTCTTGTGTTCTTCAGTGTTTTGTTGGAAATGCTGTGCTTCAGAAGCTTGATTTGGCTACCATGTTGCAGGAAGGAAATGGGGACATGCTTCAGGGGCTTTCCCAAATTCTAggtaattttcttttttttttcttttttttttgtaaaattttaATGATGATAAATTATTTGCAGTGAGATGTGCTGGTGTTGGTTCATGCATGATATTCATGCCAAGAATCGATTTATGGGCATTGGAAACATACAATCAAGTTGAtgaagaagaaaaggaaaaaCCTGAAAAGACCGAAATACCCTCAGTCTTAAAGTCCTCTCACCTTTGGAGCTCTTTTGTTGAACAGGCGGAGTCCATATTCATCTCCTCATCCTTGATGATCCTGGTAAGACAATTTAAGAATTTATCATTGTAAAGcattaaaagaccaaaatacccttgttaTCCTTCCTAATTGATGTTATTCTCATTTCTCAAACAGGCTACA encodes:
- the LOC111916898 gene encoding uncharacterized protein LOC111916898, which translates into the protein MRFSRTAIRSNQKRNEKVIRAKRKHKRLDLICEKTFNQNRDKIESSKLNEVNDDTSEVRRSSRVRRPPSVLDASPCPPKKRKRTDSSSRIVGDRDRFGLKTETLPSSSTFGLEEEESGEWKSRLRARGRKVTFMNGDSSPRSKKKLFRHSDGVKEDSDLVDSRLDDKKEGLVGETSMIVQPKRPGRIKASNVVNNGHEGISLGNSAKDDEETSILIAVKDNNNACSTDNGAAIDLLEQENEVPLTSDSKDNSNNMVQSPEQSKPIEQPESKEKENQSSHQEVTCAPDNHVEDDAINVNHLQEEDSKVVDEDKHSHSPAHRHHKPRIKKGRCCGMCGGGTDGKPPKILVHDGAGSDNEEYSGSSSSEEPTYDVWDGFGDEPGWLGRLLGPINDRFGIAGIWVHQQCAVWSPEVYFAGLGCLKNVRSALCRGRVLKCSRCGRRGATIGCRVDRCPKTYHLPCARVNGCIFNHRKFLIACTDHRHLFQPHGTKYLENLKKIKTKKLKSQMRKLSNDASRKDNEAEEKWLENCGEDEEFLKRESKRLQRDLSRIAPVYIGGPTPTSENPIPFQGWESVGGLQNVIQSLKEVVILPLLYPEFFNNIGLTPPRGVLLHGYPGTGKTLVVRSLIGSCARGDKRIAYFARKGADCLGKYVGDAERQLRLLFQVAEKSQPSIIFFDEIDGLAPSRTRQQDQTHNSVVSTLLALLDGLKSRGSVVVIGATNRPDAIDPALRRPGRFDREIYFPLPGVKDREEILSLHTQKWPSVIDKSLLKLIAKKTVGFAGADLQALCTQTAIIALKRRCPWDKLLSCAEEKGRFGKRPVLPSFTVHERDWLEALSCAPPPCSRREAGMAANDIVTSVLPVHLLPCLLRSVSRLVLLLCLDERVCLPGSILKCGELIKEVVVSVLERRREESDCWWGRVEDLMKDADVAGEVELSLVSAGVLVGNGGCDDEGKVNNGFMMNDFYKRKSGFCVLISGNPGSGQRHLASCVLQCFVGNAVLQKLDLATMLQEGNGDMLQGLSQILVRCAGVGSCMIFMPRIDLWALETYNQVDEEEKEKPEKTEIPSVLKSSHLWSSFVEQAESIFISSSLMILATSEVPFELLPLRIKDFFGTTNKQNQNLNPSSHVGSTIPRFSVNIDFDLDLDVVVTSSAKKLSNDVARYFIELTHQKAHPPNADVDTDTPVEEYTFQNQTPSSLPPTKKEEKGKSNLLLAISTFGYQILQYPHFAELCWVTSKLKEGPFTEIDGTWKGKGWPFNSCIIRPSDTSAKLSVVGGSNVKGKVKYGFVRGLIAVGLLAYRGVYSSLREVTRDVRKVLEVLTSEINARVEGGKDRRQFGRVLSQVAYLEDMVNSWAYTLQSLETPQIMEAKNDIVEGNDEDDEPIMEKPSHTQGFNDEDISKSKEEHVDSIVDESNSTQVIIETQESTSSKLSNGFVHEESTLSKNNPTDNEKSININHSSTNQVSKPPISLLYRFCPKCMSNLQNVMRTIIISLWEEKKKSSKLTTEDVHDTVTSLSLNLYKNIKTFFEGREVGSCECEVGCHLDTSGDDLDLGCGLELIYRKGVVVGELEKSDECFDCKFERVCLCSVIEYIVEVRTKQ